From a region of the Enterobacter sp. JBIWA008 genome:
- the mtlD gene encoding mannitol-1-phosphate 5-dehydrogenase: MKVNTMKALHFGAGNIGRGFIGKLLADAGITLTFADVNQVVLDALNARHSYQVHVVGENEQVETVSGVNAVSSIGEDVIDLIASVDLVTTAVGPVVLERIAPAVAKGLAKRKAQGIDTPLNIIACENMVRGTTQLKGHVLNAVADEDKAWVEAHVGFVDSAVDRIVPPSESATNDPLEVTVETFSEWIVDKTQFKGALPTIPGMELTDNLMAFVERKLFTLNTGHAITAYLGKLAGHQTIRDAILDEKIRAVVKGAMEESGAVLIKRYGFDAEKHAAYIQKILGRFENPYLKDDVERVGRQPLRKLSAGDRLIKPLLGTLEYGLPHANLVKGIAAAMHYRSEQDPQAQELAQLIDTKGAQAALAQISGLDANSDVVVEAVNAYSTTK; this comes from the coding sequence ATGAAGGTTAACACTATGAAAGCATTACATTTTGGCGCAGGTAATATCGGTCGTGGTTTTATCGGTAAACTGCTGGCAGACGCGGGCATTACGCTGACATTCGCCGATGTGAATCAGGTTGTCCTGGATGCCCTGAATGCGCGTCATAGCTATCAGGTTCATGTGGTCGGTGAAAACGAGCAGGTTGAGACAGTATCCGGCGTCAACGCGGTCAGCAGCATCGGTGAAGACGTTATCGACCTTATCGCCAGCGTTGATCTGGTTACCACGGCGGTAGGCCCGGTTGTCCTTGAGCGCATCGCCCCTGCAGTCGCGAAAGGCCTGGCAAAACGTAAAGCGCAGGGCATCGACACTCCGCTGAACATCATCGCCTGTGAAAACATGGTGCGCGGCACAACGCAGCTGAAAGGCCACGTTCTTAACGCTGTAGCAGACGAAGACAAAGCCTGGGTTGAAGCGCACGTCGGGTTTGTGGATTCCGCTGTGGATCGCATCGTTCCGCCGTCTGAATCCGCCACCAACGACCCGCTGGAAGTGACTGTGGAAACCTTCAGCGAGTGGATCGTAGATAAAACCCAGTTTAAAGGCGCCCTGCCGACCATTCCGGGAATGGAATTAACCGATAACCTGATGGCATTTGTCGAACGCAAACTCTTCACGCTGAACACCGGGCATGCTATAACCGCGTACCTCGGAAAATTGGCCGGTCATCAGACCATTCGTGACGCGATCCTCGATGAGAAGATCCGCGCTGTGGTAAAAGGTGCAATGGAAGAGAGCGGCGCGGTGCTGATCAAACGCTACGGTTTTGATGCTGAGAAACACGCAGCATACATCCAGAAAATCCTCGGTCGCTTTGAAAACCCGTATCTGAAAGATGACGTTGAGCGCGTGGGCCGTCAGCCTCTGCGTAAACTGAGCGCGGGCGATCGCCTGATTAAGCCGCTGCTGGGCACGCTGGAATACGGCCTGCCGCACGCCAACCTGGTGAAAGGGATTGCCGCGGCGATGCACTACCGCAGCGAGCAGGACCCGCAGGCGCAGGAACTGGCTCAGCTGATTGATACCAAAGGCGCGCAGGCTGCGCTGGCGCAGATTTCCGGTCTGGACGCCAACAGCGACGTGGTTGTGGAGGCGGTTAACGCATACAGCACAACCAAATGA
- the trmL gene encoding tRNA (uridine(34)/cytosine(34)/5-carboxymethylaminomethyluridine(34)-2'-O)-methyltransferase TrmL — MLNIVLFEPEIPPNTGNIIRLCANTGFRLHIIEPMGFTWDDKRLRRAGLDYHEFTAVVRHHDYAAFLEAEQPQRMFALTTKGTPAHSAVSYQDGDYLMFGPETRGLPATILDALPAEQKIRIPMMPDSRSMNLSNAVSVVVYEAWRQLGYPGAILRS, encoded by the coding sequence ATGCTTAACATCGTTTTATTCGAACCAGAAATTCCGCCAAATACCGGCAATATCATCCGCCTGTGTGCCAACACTGGTTTTCGTCTGCATATCATTGAGCCGATGGGCTTTACGTGGGACGACAAACGGCTGCGCCGCGCAGGGCTGGATTATCATGAATTTACCGCCGTCGTTCGCCACCACGATTACGCCGCATTTCTGGAAGCAGAGCAGCCGCAGCGCATGTTTGCCTTGACCACCAAAGGCACGCCAGCGCATAGCGCCGTGAGCTATCAGGACGGTGACTATCTGATGTTTGGTCCGGAAACCCGCGGCCTGCCGGCCACGATTCTGGATGCCCTGCCCGCTGAGCAGAAAATCCGTATTCCGATGATGCCGGACAGCCGCAGCATGAACCTGTCAAACGCGGTGTCGGTGGTGGTCTATGAAGCCTGGCGCCAGCTGGGGTATCCGGGCGCCATTCTCAGAAGTTAA
- the lldD gene encoding FMN-dependent L-lactate dehydrogenase LldD, with protein MIISAASDYRAAAQRILPPFLFHYIDGGAYAEYTLRRNVEDLSEVALRQRVLKNMSDLSLETKLFNETLSMPVALAPVGLCGMYARRGEVQAAAAADAKGIPFTLSTVSVCPIEEVAPTIKRPMWFQLYVLRDRGFMRNALERAKAAGCSTLVFTVDMPTPGARYRDAHSGMSGPNAALRRYWQAVTHPQWAWDVGLNGRPHDLGNISAYLGKPTGLEDYIGWLANNFDPSISWKDLEWIREFWDGPMVIKGILDPEDARDAVRFGADGIVVSNHGGRQLDGVLSSARALPAIADAVKGDIAILADSGIRNGLDVVRMIALGADSVLLGRAYLYALATAGQAGVANLLNLIEKEMKVAMTLTGAKTIGEISRDSLVQEFSKLPAALSPLAQGNAA; from the coding sequence ATGATAATTTCAGCAGCCAGTGACTATCGCGCCGCGGCGCAGCGCATTTTGCCCCCGTTCCTGTTCCACTATATCGACGGCGGGGCATATGCCGAATACACCTTGCGCCGCAACGTGGAAGATCTGTCGGAGGTGGCTCTTCGCCAGCGCGTGCTGAAGAATATGTCTGACCTGAGCCTTGAGACAAAGCTGTTCAACGAAACGCTCTCCATGCCCGTGGCGCTCGCGCCTGTAGGCTTATGCGGTATGTATGCCCGCCGTGGCGAAGTGCAGGCCGCAGCGGCGGCGGATGCCAAAGGCATTCCGTTTACCCTTTCCACCGTGTCCGTCTGCCCGATTGAAGAGGTCGCCCCGACCATCAAGCGTCCGATGTGGTTCCAGCTGTACGTCCTGCGCGATCGCGGCTTTATGCGTAACGCGCTGGAGCGCGCCAAAGCGGCGGGCTGCTCCACGCTGGTCTTTACCGTCGATATGCCGACCCCCGGCGCGCGCTACCGCGATGCCCACTCCGGCATGAGCGGCCCGAACGCTGCGCTTCGCCGCTACTGGCAGGCCGTGACCCACCCGCAGTGGGCGTGGGATGTCGGCCTGAACGGTCGTCCGCACGATCTGGGCAATATCTCGGCTTACCTCGGTAAACCTACCGGGCTGGAGGATTACATCGGCTGGCTGGCGAACAACTTCGATCCGTCGATCTCGTGGAAAGACCTGGAGTGGATCCGCGAGTTCTGGGACGGCCCGATGGTGATCAAAGGGATCCTCGATCCGGAAGATGCCCGCGACGCGGTACGCTTTGGCGCAGACGGGATTGTGGTCTCTAACCACGGCGGACGCCAGCTTGACGGAGTGCTCTCTTCCGCACGCGCCCTGCCGGCCATCGCCGATGCGGTGAAAGGCGATATTGCCATCCTGGCCGACAGCGGCATCCGAAACGGACTGGACGTGGTGCGCATGATTGCGCTCGGCGCCGACAGCGTACTGCTGGGGCGTGCGTATCTGTATGCGCTGGCGACGGCGGGCCAGGCAGGCGTGGCGAATCTGCTCAACCTGATCGAAAAAGAGATGAAGGTGGCGATGACGCTGACCGGCGCGAAAACGATCGGTGAAATCAGCAGAGATTCTCTGGTGCAGGAGTTCAGCAAATTACCGGCGGCGCTGTCGCCACTTGCTCAGGGAAACGCGGCCTGA
- the mtlR gene encoding mannitol operon repressor MtlR: MMQNAAQVSLRPDNRLSDMQAIMEQTQAFENRVLERLNAGKTVRSFLIAAVELLTEAVNILVLQVFRKDDYAVKYAVEPLLDGDGPLGDLSVRLKLIYGLGVLNRQEYEDAELLMALREELNHDGNEYTFTDDEILGPFGELHCVTALPPAPHFDNSDPELYAMQKLRYQQVVRSTMVLSLTELISRISLKKAFQK, from the coding sequence ATGATGCAGAATGCGGCGCAGGTTAGCCTGCGCCCAGATAATAGATTGTCAGATATGCAGGCAATAATGGAACAAACCCAGGCCTTTGAAAATCGTGTGCTTGAGCGTCTGAATGCTGGCAAAACCGTACGAAGCTTCCTGATTGCCGCCGTCGAATTACTGACCGAGGCGGTGAACATTCTGGTGCTTCAGGTGTTTCGCAAAGACGACTACGCGGTAAAGTATGCTGTAGAACCGTTACTGGACGGAGACGGACCGCTGGGCGATTTGTCCGTGCGTCTGAAGCTAATTTATGGTCTTGGCGTGCTGAACCGGCAAGAGTATGAAGACGCGGAGCTGTTAATGGCGCTGCGCGAAGAACTCAATCATGACGGTAACGAGTACACCTTTACCGATGATGAGATCCTGGGGCCCTTCGGCGAGCTGCACTGCGTCACCGCGCTGCCTCCTGCTCCCCATTTTGATAACAGCGACCCTGAGCTATACGCGATGCAAAAGCTGCGTTATCAACAGGTTGTCCGTTCCACGATGGTTCTCTCCCTGACTGAGCTGATTTCCCGAATCAGCTTAAAAAAAGCGTTTCAGAAGTAA
- a CDS encoding PTS mannitol transporter subunit IICBA: MSSDFKIKVQSFGRFLSNMVMPNIGAFIAWGIITALFIPTGWLPNETLAKLVGPMITYLLPLLIGFTGGRLVGGDRGGVVGAITTMGVIVGADMPMFLGAMIAGPLGGWAIKKFDVWVDGKIKSGFEMLVNNFSAGIIGMILAILAFLGIGPAVEVLSKILAAGVNFMVAHDMLPLASIFVEPAKILFLNNAINHGIFSPLGIQQSHDLGKSIFFLIEANPGPGMGVLLAYMFFGRGSAKQSAGGAAIIHFLGGIHEIYFPYVLMNPRLILAVILGGMTGVFTLSVLGGGLVSPASPGSILAVLAMTPKGAYFANIAAICAAMAVSFVVSSILLKTSKVKEDDDIEAATRRMHDMKAESKGATPLTAGDVSNDLSHVRKIIVACDAGMGSSAMGAGVLRKKVQDAGLTNISVTNSAINSLPPDVDLVITHRDLTERAMRQVPQAQHISLTNFLDSGLYSSLTERLVAAQRHEDNEVKVRSSLQDSFDESNAHLFKLGAENIFLGRTAATKEEAIRFAGEQLVKGGYVQPEYVDAMLEREKLTPTYLGESIAVPHGTVEAKDRVLKTGVVFCQYPQGVRFGEEEDDIARLVIGIAARNNEHIQVITSLTNALDDESVIERLANTTSVEEVLALLNK, encoded by the coding sequence ATGTCATCCGATTTCAAGATCAAAGTTCAAAGCTTTGGTCGTTTCCTCAGCAACATGGTGATGCCAAATATCGGCGCGTTTATCGCGTGGGGTATCATCACTGCATTGTTCATTCCGACAGGGTGGTTGCCTAACGAAACGCTGGCGAAACTTGTTGGCCCAATGATTACCTATCTCCTGCCGCTGCTCATCGGTTTCACCGGTGGTCGTCTGGTGGGCGGTGACCGTGGTGGCGTAGTGGGCGCTATCACGACCATGGGTGTTATCGTCGGTGCGGATATGCCGATGTTCCTCGGTGCAATGATTGCCGGTCCTCTGGGCGGCTGGGCGATTAAGAAATTCGACGTCTGGGTTGATGGTAAGATCAAATCCGGCTTCGAAATGCTGGTGAACAACTTCTCTGCGGGCATCATCGGGATGATCCTCGCGATTCTGGCGTTCCTCGGCATTGGCCCTGCGGTTGAAGTGCTGTCCAAAATTCTGGCGGCAGGCGTTAACTTCATGGTGGCGCACGACATGCTTCCGCTGGCGTCTATCTTCGTTGAACCGGCTAAAATCCTGTTCCTGAACAACGCCATCAACCACGGTATCTTCTCGCCGCTGGGTATTCAGCAGTCTCACGATCTCGGCAAGTCTATCTTCTTCCTGATTGAAGCTAACCCAGGTCCGGGTATGGGCGTACTGCTGGCGTACATGTTCTTTGGGCGCGGCAGCGCTAAGCAGTCCGCTGGCGGTGCGGCAATCATTCACTTCCTGGGCGGTATTCACGAAATTTACTTCCCGTACGTGCTGATGAACCCACGTCTGATCCTGGCCGTTATCCTTGGCGGTATGACCGGCGTATTCACCCTGAGCGTGCTGGGCGGCGGTCTGGTGTCTCCGGCCTCTCCGGGTTCTATCCTGGCGGTACTGGCGATGACGCCAAAAGGGGCGTACTTCGCGAACATCGCGGCCATCTGTGCGGCCATGGCCGTCTCCTTCGTGGTCTCTTCTATTCTGCTGAAAACCAGCAAAGTGAAAGAAGACGACGATATTGAAGCGGCAACCCGTCGTATGCACGACATGAAAGCCGAATCCAAAGGCGCAACCCCACTGACCGCGGGCGATGTCTCTAACGACCTGAGCCACGTGCGTAAAATCATCGTTGCCTGTGATGCCGGTATGGGTTCCAGCGCGATGGGTGCAGGCGTGCTGCGTAAGAAAGTGCAGGATGCGGGCCTGACCAACATCTCCGTCACCAACAGCGCCATTAACAGCCTGCCGCCGGACGTTGACCTGGTCATCACGCACCGCGACCTGACCGAACGTGCCATGCGCCAGGTGCCGCAGGCACAGCATATTTCGCTGACCAACTTCCTCGACAGCGGCCTGTACTCCAGCCTGACCGAACGTCTGGTTGCGGCGCAGCGTCACGAAGACAACGAAGTGAAAGTGCGCTCCAGCCTGCAGGACAGCTTTGACGAGAGCAACGCCCACCTGTTCAAACTGGGTGCGGAAAACATCTTCCTCGGTCGTACTGCGGCCACCAAAGAAGAAGCGATTCGCTTTGCCGGTGAGCAGCTGGTGAAAGGCGGCTACGTTCAGCCTGAATATGTTGACGCGATGCTGGAACGCGAAAAGCTGACGCCAACCTACCTGGGCGAATCCATCGCGGTGCCGCACGGCACGGTTGAAGCGAAAGATCGCGTCCTGAAAACCGGCGTCGTATTCTGTCAGTATCCGCAGGGCGTGCGCTTCGGTGAAGAAGAAGATGACATCGCCCGTCTGGTGATTGGTATCGCCGCTCGCAACAACGAGCATATTCAGGTGATTACCAGCCTGACCAACGCGCTGGATGATGAGTCCGTCATTGAGCGTCTGGCCAATACCACCAGCGTGGAAGAAGTGCTGGCTCTGCTGAACAAATAA
- the lldP gene encoding L-lactate permease — MSLWQQNYDPAGNIWLSSLIASLPILFFFFALIKLKLKGYLAATYTVAIALMVALFFYKMPVDRALASVVYGFFYGLWPIAWIIIAAVFVYKISVKTGQFDIIRSSILSITPDQRLQMLIVGFSFGAFLEGAAGFGAPVAITAALLVGLGFNPLYAAGLCLIVNTAPVAFGAMGIPILVAGQVTGLDSFEIGQMVGRQLPFLTIIVLFWIMAIMDGWRGVKETWPAVIVAGGSFAIAQYLSSNFLGPELPDIISSLVSLVCLTLFLKRWQPVRIFRFADMGASQVDQTLARTGYTAGQVIRAWSPFLFLTATVTLWSIPPFKALFAPGGAMYDMVINISVPFLDKMVSRMPPVVHAATPYAAVYKFDWFSATGTAILFAAILSVVWLRMKPAAAVQTFAATVKELMLPIYSIGMVLAFAFISNYSGLSSTLALALAHTSHAFTFFSPFLGWLGVFLTGSDTSSNALFAALQATAAQQIGVSDVLLVAANTTGGVTGKMISPQSIAIACAAVGLVGKESDLFRFTVKHSLIFTCMVGVITTLQAYVLTWMIP; from the coding sequence ATGAGCCTCTGGCAACAAAACTACGACCCGGCCGGAAATATCTGGCTGTCAAGCCTGATCGCATCGCTTCCGATCCTGTTCTTCTTCTTTGCGCTGATTAAGCTCAAGCTGAAGGGCTACCTCGCCGCGACGTATACCGTTGCTATCGCCCTGATGGTGGCGCTGTTCTTCTATAAAATGCCGGTCGATCGCGCGCTGGCCTCCGTCGTCTACGGTTTCTTCTACGGCCTGTGGCCGATTGCGTGGATCATCATCGCGGCGGTCTTTGTCTATAAAATCTCGGTGAAAACCGGGCAGTTCGACATTATCCGCTCGTCAATCCTCTCCATCACGCCGGACCAGCGGCTGCAGATGCTGATTGTCGGCTTCTCCTTCGGGGCGTTTCTGGAAGGTGCGGCAGGCTTTGGCGCGCCGGTGGCGATAACCGCTGCGCTGCTGGTGGGTCTGGGCTTTAATCCGCTCTATGCCGCGGGCCTTTGCCTGATTGTGAACACCGCGCCGGTTGCGTTTGGCGCGATGGGCATTCCGATTCTGGTGGCCGGGCAGGTCACCGGGCTGGACAGCTTCGAGATCGGCCAGATGGTTGGCCGCCAGCTGCCCTTCCTGACCATTATCGTCCTGTTCTGGATCATGGCGATTATGGACGGCTGGCGCGGCGTGAAGGAGACCTGGCCTGCGGTGATTGTGGCGGGCGGTTCGTTCGCTATCGCCCAGTACCTCAGCTCGAACTTCCTCGGCCCGGAGCTGCCGGACATCATCTCTTCGCTGGTCTCTCTTGTCTGTCTGACGCTGTTCCTGAAACGCTGGCAGCCGGTCCGTATTTTCCGCTTCGCCGACATGGGCGCCTCGCAGGTTGATCAAACCCTGGCCCGTACGGGCTATACGGCAGGACAGGTGATCCGCGCCTGGTCGCCGTTCCTGTTCCTGACCGCAACGGTCACCCTGTGGAGCATCCCGCCGTTTAAAGCCCTGTTCGCGCCGGGCGGTGCGATGTACGACATGGTGATTAATATTTCCGTGCCGTTCCTCGACAAGATGGTCTCCCGTATGCCGCCGGTGGTACACGCCGCCACGCCGTATGCCGCGGTCTATAAATTCGACTGGTTCTCCGCCACCGGTACCGCCATCCTGTTTGCCGCTATCCTTTCCGTAGTGTGGCTGCGCATGAAGCCTGCGGCTGCGGTACAGACCTTTGCGGCGACCGTTAAAGAGCTGATGTTGCCGATTTACTCCATCGGCATGGTGCTGGCGTTCGCGTTTATCTCGAACTACTCCGGCCTGTCGTCGACGCTGGCACTGGCGCTGGCCCATACCAGCCACGCCTTTACCTTCTTCTCGCCGTTCCTCGGCTGGCTGGGGGTGTTCCTGACCGGTTCCGATACCTCGTCTAACGCCCTGTTTGCCGCACTGCAGGCAACGGCAGCCCAGCAGATTGGCGTGTCGGACGTCCTGCTGGTGGCCGCGAATACAACCGGCGGCGTGACCGGGAAAATGATCTCTCCACAATCCATCGCCATTGCCTGTGCGGCGGTGGGACTGGTGGGTAAAGAGTCGGATCTGTTCCGCTTTACCGTGAAACACAGCCTGATATTCACCTGCATGGTGGGGGTGATCACCACCCTGCAGGCCTATGTCTTAACCTGGATGATCCCATGA
- a CDS encoding aromatic acid/H+ symport family MFS transporter, with product MAYSGKVDIQQVIDDSPFSGFHWLLIVLGFLVLAIDGFDTAAMGYIAPTLSAEWGIHKQDLGPVLSAALLGLSLGALIAGPVSDRMGRKRVLVFSCLFFGLASLGTAWAQSLNTLTLWRFLTGLGLGAAMPNAITLISEFAPQRCRAMAINTMYCGFPLGAAGGGALSSWLIPHHGWRSVLLTGAIAPLILTLLLALFLPESVKFLVQRGKDVMQVRRIASRFARGTLDSVTVFFLAEEKVASKKGSVSQLFSMPWLPGTLMLWVTYFMGLVIYYVLLSWMPTLMQEMGYALAESAWLTSLFTFGGTAGILLAGWMMDRWEAHKVVACGFVLTMGLILLLGIEHNHIALFGGLIFLMGIAMNGAQSGMQTLAATFYPTECRATGIAWMQGIGRFGGVAGTMTSAQLLSMQWQADSILMILSVPALVAAAATVYKMLYSRSQEPGVA from the coding sequence ATGGCGTATTCAGGTAAGGTGGATATTCAACAGGTGATCGACGACAGTCCTTTTTCAGGGTTTCACTGGCTTCTTATCGTGCTGGGCTTTCTGGTTCTGGCGATCGATGGTTTTGATACGGCGGCAATGGGTTACATCGCGCCTACGCTGTCGGCAGAATGGGGGATACACAAACAGGATCTGGGGCCGGTGCTGAGCGCTGCGCTGCTGGGGCTGTCGCTGGGCGCGCTGATTGCCGGTCCGGTATCTGACCGGATGGGACGCAAGCGCGTGCTGGTCTTTTCGTGCCTGTTCTTCGGCCTTGCAAGCCTGGGGACGGCCTGGGCGCAAAGTCTGAATACGCTCACGCTGTGGCGGTTTCTGACGGGCCTGGGCCTCGGCGCCGCCATGCCTAACGCCATCACGCTGATCTCCGAGTTTGCCCCCCAGCGCTGTCGTGCCATGGCGATTAATACCATGTACTGCGGATTCCCTCTGGGTGCGGCGGGCGGCGGCGCGCTCTCTTCCTGGCTTATCCCCCACCACGGCTGGCGAAGCGTACTACTGACCGGGGCAATTGCTCCGCTGATTTTAACGCTGCTGCTGGCGCTGTTTTTACCGGAGTCGGTGAAGTTTCTGGTGCAGCGCGGGAAAGACGTCATGCAGGTCCGCCGTATCGCCAGCCGGTTCGCCCGCGGCACGCTGGATAGCGTCACGGTTTTTTTCCTGGCAGAGGAGAAAGTCGCGTCTAAAAAAGGGAGCGTGTCGCAGCTGTTTTCCATGCCCTGGCTGCCCGGCACCCTGATGCTGTGGGTGACCTATTTTATGGGGCTGGTCATTTACTACGTTTTGCTGAGCTGGATGCCGACGCTGATGCAGGAGATGGGTTATGCCCTGGCGGAATCCGCCTGGCTCACCTCGCTGTTCACCTTCGGCGGTACCGCAGGCATTCTGCTCGCGGGCTGGATGATGGACCGCTGGGAAGCGCATAAAGTGGTCGCGTGTGGTTTCGTGCTGACAATGGGCCTCATTCTTTTGCTTGGCATTGAGCATAACCACATTGCCCTGTTTGGCGGGCTGATTTTCCTGATGGGGATCGCGATGAACGGTGCGCAATCGGGCATGCAAACACTGGCCGCCACCTTTTATCCTACCGAGTGCCGCGCGACGGGCATCGCCTGGATGCAGGGGATCGGCCGCTTTGGCGGCGTGGCGGGAACCATGACCAGCGCCCAGCTTCTTTCTATGCAGTGGCAGGCGGACAGTATTTTAATGATCCTCAGCGTGCCCGCTCTCGTGGCCGCTGCGGCAACCGTCTACAAAATGCTGTATAGCCGCTCGCAGGAGCCCGGCGTCGCGTAA
- the lldR gene encoding transcriptional regulator LldR, translated as MIVMPRRLSDEIASRVRALIEEQHLEAGMKLPAERQLAAQLGVSRNSLREALATLVSEGVLVSRRGGGTFVRWQHDDWSEQNIVQPLKTLMENDPDYSFDILEARHAIETSTAWHAAMRATDADKEKLIACFEATQSSDPDIASQADVRFHLAIAEASHNVVLLQTMRGFFDLLQSSVKQSRQRMYLVPPVFAQLTEQHEAVLNAILAGDAEAARKAMMAHLGFVHTTIKRFDEDQARQARITRLPGDSDISRENKA; from the coding sequence ATGATAGTGATGCCCAGACGCCTGTCCGACGAGATTGCCTCTCGCGTGCGGGCGCTGATTGAAGAACAACACCTTGAAGCGGGCATGAAGTTGCCCGCCGAACGCCAGCTCGCCGCCCAGCTTGGCGTGTCGCGCAATTCACTGCGCGAGGCGCTGGCGACGCTGGTCAGCGAAGGCGTGCTGGTGAGCCGTCGCGGCGGCGGCACCTTTGTGCGCTGGCAGCATGACGACTGGTCCGAGCAAAACATCGTGCAGCCCCTGAAGACGCTGATGGAGAACGACCCGGACTACAGCTTCGACATCCTTGAAGCGCGTCACGCCATCGAAACCAGTACCGCCTGGCACGCGGCCATGCGGGCAACCGACGCTGACAAAGAGAAACTCATCGCCTGCTTTGAGGCCACGCAAAGCAGCGACCCGGATATCGCCTCCCAGGCGGACGTCCGTTTTCACCTGGCGATTGCCGAGGCGTCACACAACGTGGTGCTGCTTCAGACCATGCGCGGGTTCTTCGACCTGCTGCAATCCTCCGTGAAGCAGAGCCGCCAGCGCATGTATCTGGTTCCGCCGGTGTTTGCCCAGCTGACCGAACAGCACGAGGCGGTGCTCAACGCCATTCTGGCCGGTGATGCCGAGGCCGCGCGCAAAGCGATGATGGCGCATCTCGGTTTCGTGCACACCACCATTAAACGATTCGATGAAGACCAGGCCCGACAGGCGCGTATTACCCGTCTGCCTGGCGACAGTGATATTTCCAGGGAGAACAAAGCATGA
- the cysE gene encoding serine O-acetyltransferase, with the protein MPCEELDIVWNNIKAEARALADCEPMLASFYHATLLKHENLGSALSYMLANKLASSIMPAIAIREVVEEAYAADPEMIASAACDIQAVRTRDPAVDKYSTPLLYLKGFHALQAYRIGHWLWNEGRRALAIFLQNQVSVTFQVDIHPAAKIGRGIMLDHATGIVVGETAVIEDDVSILQSVTLGGTGKTSGDRHPKIREGVMIGAGAKILGNIEVGRGAKIGAGSVVLQPVPPHTTAAGVPARIVGKPDSDKPSMDMDQHFNGIHHTFEYGDGI; encoded by the coding sequence ATGCCGTGTGAAGAACTGGATATCGTCTGGAACAATATTAAAGCCGAAGCCCGGGCGCTGGCCGACTGCGAGCCAATGCTGGCCAGTTTCTACCACGCGACGCTACTCAAGCACGAAAATCTCGGCAGCGCGCTGAGCTATATGCTCGCCAACAAGCTGGCTTCATCGATCATGCCTGCTATCGCCATTCGTGAAGTGGTTGAAGAGGCTTACGCCGCAGACCCGGAAATGATCGCCTCTGCCGCCTGCGATATTCAGGCCGTGCGCACGCGTGACCCGGCGGTCGATAAATATTCTACGCCGTTGCTGTACCTGAAAGGCTTCCACGCCCTGCAGGCTTACCGTATTGGCCACTGGCTGTGGAATGAAGGCCGCCGCGCGCTGGCTATATTCCTGCAAAACCAGGTTTCCGTGACGTTTCAGGTTGATATTCACCCGGCGGCTAAGATTGGCCGTGGGATCATGCTCGACCACGCCACCGGGATTGTTGTCGGGGAAACGGCGGTGATTGAAGATGACGTCTCGATCCTGCAGTCGGTCACCCTGGGCGGTACCGGTAAAACCAGCGGCGATCGCCATCCGAAAATTCGTGAAGGGGTGATGATTGGCGCGGGTGCCAAAATCCTCGGCAATATCGAAGTCGGACGCGGCGCGAAGATCGGCGCAGGCTCAGTGGTGCTCCAGCCTGTTCCACCGCATACCACCGCCGCTGGCGTACCGGCGCGCATCGTCGGGAAACCAGACAGCGATAAGCCGTCTATGGACATGGATCAGCACTTCAACGGCATTCACCATACGTTTGAGTATGGTGACGGCATTTAA
- a CDS encoding DUF3302 domain-containing protein, which yields MFLNYFALGVLIFVFLVLFYGIIAIHDIPYNMAKKRNHPHADAIHTAGWISLFTLHAIWPFLWIWATLYREDRGWGMQNHITKPDEVPGMDALAKRVAELEQKLAAVKPAADKNTLER from the coding sequence ATGTTTCTCAACTATTTCGCGCTGGGCGTATTAATTTTTGTATTTCTGGTTCTGTTTTACGGAATCATCGCCATTCATGACATTCCTTATAATATGGCCAAAAAGCGTAACCATCCCCATGCCGATGCGATTCATACGGCAGGCTGGATTAGCCTGTTTACGCTCCATGCCATCTGGCCGTTCCTGTGGATTTGGGCCACGCTGTACCGTGAAGATCGCGGCTGGGGTATGCAAAACCACATTACAAAGCCTGATGAAGTCCCGGGCATGGATGCGCTCGCCAAACGCGTGGCGGAACTTGAACAAAAGCTGGCCGCGGTAAAGCCTGCTGCTGATAAGAACACGCTGGAGCGCTAA
- a CDS encoding YibL family ribosome-associated protein, giving the protein MKEVEKNEIKRLSDRLDLIRHQMAGLSLVDSAEKYAELEKEAATLETEIERLREVKGQKLSKEAQKLMNMPHRRAITKKEQADMGKLKKSVRGLVVVHPMTELGREMGLKEMTGFCKTAF; this is encoded by the coding sequence ATGAAAGAAGTCGAAAAGAACGAAATTAAACGCCTGAGCGACCGCCTGGATCTGATCCGCCACCAGATGGCGGGCCTGTCACTGGTCGATTCCGCCGAGAAGTACGCCGAGCTGGAAAAAGAAGCCGCCACGCTGGAAACAGAAATCGAGCGCCTGCGCGAAGTGAAAGGTCAGAAGCTGAGCAAAGAAGCGCAGAAGCTGATGAACATGCCGCATCGCCGCGCGATTACCAAAAAAGAACAGGCCGACATGGGCAAGCTGAAAAAAAGCGTCCGTGGTCTGGTGGTGGTACACCCGATGACCGAGCTTGGCCGCGAAATGGGCCTGAAAGAGATGACAGGTTTTTGTAAGACGGCTTTTTAA